Proteins encoded together in one Acidobacteriota bacterium window:
- a CDS encoding ABC transporter ATP-binding protein, which translates to MRNENNFLIKTEELTKVYRLEGEEVVAVDRVNLKVNEGELLAIMGPSGSGKSTLMNLLGCLDTPTAGTYFLKGQDVSKLSDDELAEIRNRRIGFVFQTFNLLPRATALHNVELPLIYSRVSPKERRERAFSALESVGLADRANHRPNELSGGQRQRVAIARALVTKPAIILADEPTGNLDSKASEELMELFLALNEQGNTIIIVTHEHDIARKTRRIIHLLDGKITGEERLS; encoded by the coding sequence ATGAGGAATGAGAACAATTTTCTTATAAAGACCGAGGAGCTCACCAAGGTCTATCGGCTCGAGGGGGAAGAGGTAGTAGCGGTGGACAGGGTGAATCTCAAGGTGAATGAGGGGGAGCTATTGGCGATTATGGGACCATCCGGTTCCGGCAAGTCGACCTTGATGAATCTTCTTGGCTGCCTTGATACTCCGACCGCGGGTACTTATTTCCTTAAGGGACAGGATGTCTCCAAGCTCAGCGATGATGAGCTAGCCGAGATAAGGAACAGGAGGATCGGGTTCGTCTTCCAGACATTCAACCTCCTCCCTCGGGCGACCGCGCTCCATAATGTGGAGCTTCCCCTGATCTATTCCCGGGTATCACCCAAGGAGCGAAGGGAGCGAGCTTTTTCCGCCCTTGAGTCGGTAGGGCTTGCCGATCGAGCCAATCACCGCCCGAACGAGCTCTCCGGAGGTCAAAGGCAGAGGGTGGCGATCGCTCGAGCATTGGTTACCAAGCCCGCCATCATCCTTGCTGATGAGCCCACGGGAAATCTTGATTCGAAAGCGAGTGAAGAGCTAATGGAGCTCTTTCTTGCTTTGAATGAACAGGGAAATACCATAATAATTGTGACCCACGAGCACGACATTGCGAGGAAGACCAGAAGGATAATCCATCTTCTTGATGGGAAGATAACCGGAGAAGAGAGGCTAAGCTGA
- a CDS encoding ABC transporter permease, protein MLVLLYESFKIALGAISANKMRSILTTLGIIIGVAAVIAAVSIVQGLSYLVNNQLAELGADFILVIPHRPPGEEGLKLGRIKLTYEDGLAILEEATAIRDYCPTVQRTVLVKYGEEHAATTVTATTSSYQDINVHYVDEGRFLSRIDVKHRKRVCVVGRKVLENLGIKSDPIGKQIIVGKDSFTIVGIMEKKGQALGKDADDLVIIPYTLASNLFGRRVLDQTILAFKASSVSLVDLAKDQITGILRKRHGLRKDQPDDFQVILQSDMLKGVSSILGGVTATVAGIVGISLLVGGIGIMNIMLVSVTERTREIGIRKAVGAKRRDILLQFLIEAIALSLVGGAIGVLFGFGLGRLVTSLISVLPQAHVPVWAIFLGFGFSTAVGLFFGIYPAAKASRLDPIEALRYE, encoded by the coding sequence ATGTTGGTATTACTCTATGAGAGCTTCAAGATAGCGTTAGGTGCGATATCCGCTAACAAGATGCGCTCCATACTTACCACATTGGGGATAATCATTGGGGTGGCTGCAGTTATTGCTGCTGTATCCATCGTTCAAGGGCTTTCTTATCTGGTCAATAACCAGTTGGCTGAGCTCGGTGCCGATTTTATCCTGGTTATCCCTCACCGTCCCCCTGGGGAGGAGGGGCTCAAGCTGGGAAGGATTAAGCTTACTTACGAGGATGGATTGGCGATCCTCGAGGAGGCTACCGCCATCCGTGATTATTGCCCCACTGTGCAGAGAACAGTACTGGTGAAATATGGTGAAGAGCACGCGGCTACCACGGTTACCGCTACCACCTCTTCCTATCAAGACATCAATGTCCATTATGTCGATGAAGGGAGGTTCCTCTCCAGAATAGATGTAAAGCATAGGAAAAGGGTTTGTGTTGTGGGGAGGAAGGTGCTGGAGAACCTCGGTATAAAAAGCGATCCCATCGGGAAGCAGATCATAGTGGGGAAGGATAGTTTTACCATCGTTGGAATAATGGAGAAGAAGGGGCAGGCTCTCGGTAAGGATGCCGATGACTTAGTGATAATCCCTTATACCTTGGCAAGCAACCTTTTTGGAAGACGGGTCCTCGACCAAACAATACTTGCCTTCAAGGCGAGTTCAGTTTCTCTGGTGGATCTGGCTAAGGATCAGATAACGGGGATCCTGAGGAAGAGACACGGCTTAAGGAAGGACCAACCTGATGATTTTCAGGTTATACTTCAAAGCGATATGCTTAAAGGGGTGAGTAGCATTCTCGGCGGGGTTACCGCTACCGTCGCTGGTATAGTGGGGATCTCCCTCTTAGTCGGTGGTATCGGGATAATGAATATAATGCTCGTCTCAGTGACCGAGCGGACAAGGGAGATAGGGATAAGGAAGGCGGTGGGAGCGAAGAGGAGGGACATCCTTCTCCAGTTCTTGATCGAAGCGATCGCGCTCAGTCTCGTCGGTGGGGCTATTGGAGTTCTGTTTGGTTTTGGATTAGGACGGCTGGTGACCTCCTTGATCTCGGTTCTTCCTCAAGCCCATGTGCCGGTATGGGCGATCTTTCTTGGTTTTGGCTTTTCTACCGCTGTCGGTCTCTTCTTTGGCATCTATCCTGCGGCAAAAGCGAGCAGACTTGATCCTATAGAAGCCCTCCGCTACGAATAA
- a CDS encoding MotA/TolQ/ExbB proton channel family protein, with the protein MWPLLFFAILTLAYAIERLWFYSKAKVRTDEFLGKLRAALLKKKSVQEAIKVCEEYKGPIANILKAGLLKYGTTEDEITKAMEIAATHELSRLERGTAVLATSANVSPILGFLGTVTGMIKSFGVLAAAGLTNPAKVAEGISEALITTATGLAIAVPALLFYNWFMSTIGRFVLEMETGSTVLLETFAEMEREGK; encoded by the coding sequence ATGTGGCCGTTGCTTTTCTTCGCTATCCTTACGCTGGCTTACGCAATTGAGAGATTGTGGTTTTATTCGAAGGCGAAGGTCCGTACTGACGAGTTTCTCGGTAAGCTCCGTGCTGCCCTTCTCAAGAAGAAAAGCGTGCAGGAGGCGATAAAGGTATGTGAAGAGTATAAGGGTCCTATTGCTAACATCCTGAAGGCTGGTCTTCTCAAGTATGGAACTACTGAGGATGAGATAACCAAAGCGATGGAGATTGCAGCTACCCATGAGCTCTCTCGTCTGGAAAGGGGAACGGCGGTTCTTGCTACTTCAGCTAATGTTTCCCCCATCCTTGGCTTCTTGGGCACGGTTACCGGGATGATCAAATCGTTCGGTGTGTTGGCAGCTGCTGGTCTTACCAACCCGGCGAAGGTGGCGGAGGGTATCTCTGAGGCGTTGATCACCACCGCTACTGGGTTGGCTATCGCGGTTCCCGCCCTTCTCTTCTACAACTGGTTTATGAGCACCATAGGCCGATTTGTTTTGGAGATGGAGACCGGTTCTACTGTGCTCCTCGAGACCTTCGCCGAGATGGAGAGAGAGGGGAAATAA
- a CDS encoding biopolymer transporter ExbD, translating to MKLRKPKTLGAYIPTVSMADIAFLLIIFFMLTTTIPVDRTPVQLPKSIERSGFPEGSAVIAITPEGLINVSDGKEQSHPVADISDIFSFAANVLVDDPTHTFVIKADGQVPYQIIDAVITQLRSARVEKIVLLTDQETVS from the coding sequence ATGAAGCTTAGAAAACCGAAAACCTTAGGAGCTTACATCCCTACGGTCTCCATGGCGGATATTGCTTTCCTCCTCATCATCTTCTTTATGCTAACTACCACCATTCCTGTGGATAGGACGCCGGTGCAGTTGCCGAAGAGCATCGAGCGAAGCGGGTTCCCTGAGGGGTCGGCGGTGATCGCCATTACCCCCGAGGGACTGATCAATGTTTCTGATGGAAAGGAGCAGAGCCATCCTGTGGCGGATATTTCCGATATCTTCTCCTTTGCCGCCAATGTGTTGGTTGATGACCCCACTCATACCTTTGTGATAAAGGCTGATGGGCAGGTTCCTTACCAGATCATAGATGCTGTTATAACCCAGCTTCGTTCTGCTCGGGTGGAGAAGATCGTTCTCCTTACCGACCAGGAGACCGTAAGTTGA
- a CDS encoding biopolymer transporter ExbD produces MKIKRKKFTPEIPSSSMADIAFLLIIFFMLTSVFSMDKGIQFKLPKDEPATITQPEEAIHIHVLDDGSIVVDNKPMVLSDIREYVKSKVEINRTKPVIVHCEPGTPYARLIDVLDELKQLELEMYPENKDDDPTNDKHIFISIPTQEEIAAWGQYLGS; encoded by the coding sequence ATGAAGATTAAGCGTAAGAAGTTTACTCCCGAGATCCCCTCTTCGTCGATGGCGGATATTGCCTTCCTCCTCATCATCTTCTTTATGCTCACCTCGGTGTTCAGTATGGATAAGGGGATCCAGTTCAAACTCCCCAAGGATGAGCCAGCGACGATAACCCAGCCGGAGGAGGCGATTCACATCCATGTCCTCGATGATGGGAGCATTGTGGTCGATAATAAGCCAATGGTGCTTTCTGATATCAGGGAGTATGTCAAGAGCAAGGTGGAGATAAACCGAACCAAGCCGGTTATCGTTCATTGCGAACCGGGAACACCTTACGCCCGGTTGATCGATGTTCTCGATGAGTTGAAACAGCTTGAACTTGAGATGTATCCGGAAAATAAGGATGATGATCCTACAAATGATAAGCACATCTTCATCTCTATACCCACCCAGGAGGAGATAGCTGCTTGGGGCCAGTATCTCGGGAGTTGA
- a CDS encoding energy transducer TonB, whose translation MAKKEKENKALNPSADEEVGLSYLVELYSPRENRRLKIATLISLLVHIGLFFIVFPEVKETVTSKAKEKPIVSIKKFKLPPPPKRQPPKRRKTTAVVKKGKIVPIPDPTPDEPEPYREYVEYVEEYTPPPPDTEFEYGIPAETPGPLRVGGNVKKPVRIKYVPPVYPELARKARIQGIVIIEAVIDRHGNVVRAKVLRSPGKAFGFDQAAIDAVRQWKFKPATLNGKPVDVYYNLTVIFKLQGQ comes from the coding sequence ATGGCAAAGAAGGAGAAAGAGAATAAGGCGTTGAATCCTTCGGCGGACGAGGAGGTGGGGTTAAGTTATCTCGTTGAACTCTATTCCCCTCGCGAGAATAGACGTCTCAAGATAGCGACCCTGATCTCCCTTCTGGTTCACATCGGGCTCTTCTTCATCGTCTTCCCTGAGGTTAAAGAGACGGTGACCAGCAAGGCGAAGGAGAAGCCGATCGTTTCCATTAAGAAGTTCAAGCTTCCCCCTCCTCCGAAGAGACAGCCACCAAAACGGAGAAAAACAACGGCGGTGGTGAAGAAGGGTAAGATTGTTCCTATACCTGACCCCACCCCGGATGAACCCGAGCCCTATAGGGAGTATGTGGAGTATGTGGAGGAGTATACTCCTCCACCCCCGGATACCGAGTTTGAGTATGGTATCCCTGCGGAAACGCCGGGTCCCCTTAGGGTCGGTGGGAATGTGAAAAAGCCAGTCCGGATTAAGTATGTACCTCCAGTTTATCCTGAGTTGGCGCGGAAGGCGAGAATCCAGGGGATTGTGATTATAGAGGCGGTTATCGACAGACATGGGAATGTGGTCCGGGCGAAGGTTCTTCGTTCTCCGGGGAAGGCGTTCGGCTTCGACCAGGCTGCCATCGATGCGGTGAGACAGTGGAAGTTCAAACCCGCCACCTTGAACGGCAAACCGGTGGATGTTTACTATAATCTCACGGTGATCTTCAAGCTCCAGGGCCAGTAG
- a CDS encoding tetratricopeptide repeat protein: MSRKIWGIFLVSLLLFGSFALAFQTEYKKGYALYKQKKYKEAIGEFKKSVDLYPEWWWLPYMIGKCYRKMGNYNQAFAYLKQAQQLARKPKEKFATIYEQADIYFSRKNYKKAISVIRPAGRLKLPRREKGEYYKLVGLSYMRLKDYKRAAANLSRAMQLLPNDFDVASHLGSAYVKLNQPDKTIRAMLRAVKLRPRDKEALYVLARAYLTKKDYRNALKYALQGVKYYPADLRFRGLAGDAYLGMKDYNNTIKMYKVVLNKQPDNGLAYFRIGEAYKMLGDYGNATENLLMAARYMPNEAQIFSSLGFIYEKSKRYDDAIQAYTQAYKIKADPKFKQAIDRVKKRIEQEKKSGGTEGSAQP; encoded by the coding sequence ATGAGTAGGAAGATATGGGGTATTTTCCTCGTTTCCTTGCTTCTTTTCGGTTCGTTTGCCCTTGCTTTTCAAACGGAGTATAAGAAGGGGTATGCTCTTTATAAGCAGAAGAAGTATAAGGAGGCGATAGGGGAGTTCAAGAAGAGCGTTGACCTTTATCCTGAGTGGTGGTGGCTTCCCTATATGATCGGCAAATGCTACCGGAAGATGGGGAATTACAATCAGGCGTTTGCCTACTTGAAACAGGCACAGCAGTTGGCGAGGAAGCCCAAGGAGAAATTCGCCACCATATACGAGCAGGCAGATATCTACTTCTCTCGGAAAAATTACAAGAAGGCTATCTCTGTGATCAGACCAGCGGGAAGGCTCAAATTGCCCCGGAGGGAGAAAGGGGAATATTACAAGCTGGTAGGCCTTTCTTATATGAGGTTGAAGGATTATAAGAGGGCAGCGGCTAACCTCTCGCGGGCGATGCAGCTTTTGCCTAACGATTTCGATGTAGCGAGCCATCTCGGTTCTGCTTATGTGAAGCTGAATCAGCCGGATAAGACGATAAGGGCTATGCTGCGTGCTGTTAAACTGAGACCGCGGGATAAAGAAGCGCTTTATGTGCTTGCTCGTGCTTATCTCACTAAAAAGGATTACAGGAATGCCCTTAAATACGCCCTTCAGGGGGTGAAGTACTATCCTGCCGATCTTCGTTTCAGAGGCCTTGCTGGAGATGCTTACCTCGGAATGAAGGATTACAACAACACTATAAAGATGTATAAAGTCGTGCTGAATAAACAGCCGGATAATGGTCTTGCCTACTTCAGAATAGGGGAAGCTTATAAGATGCTCGGGGATTATGGGAACGCCACGGAGAACCTGTTGATGGCTGCTCGTTATATGCCGAACGAGGCTCAGATATTCTCCTCACTTGGGTTTATCTATGAAAAGAGCAAGCGGTATGACGATGCCATTCAGGCTTATACTCAGGCGTATAAGATAAAAGCCGATCCCAAGTTCAAACAGGCTATCGATCGGGTGAAGAAGAGGATAGAGCAGGAGAAGAAGAGCGGAGGCACAGAGGGATCTGCCCAGCCTTGA
- the deoC gene encoding deoxyribose-phosphate aldolase, protein MVETVDELAKAIDYTLLKPQAERKVVLDFLEKAKKYRFYSVCILPYLLPLAAKKLAKSEMRLSTVVAFPFGGTTKEAKIAEAVECAKIGATELDIVINLPAVKMGDYSYVKEELRLIMEKTPEVVHKMIIEISLLSPEELDKVIGIMNELSPAFVKTGTGFTARGVSVSDVLLLRKRLDPRIKIKAAGGIRDLEAALALIDAGAKRLGTSAGVEILKEFIEKKGGAN, encoded by the coding sequence ATGGTGGAAACCGTTGATGAGCTCGCTAAGGCAATAGATTACACCTTACTGAAACCCCAAGCTGAGCGGAAGGTGGTACTCGATTTTCTGGAGAAGGCGAAGAAATATCGATTTTACTCCGTATGTATTCTCCCTTATCTTCTGCCCTTGGCAGCGAAGAAGCTCGCAAAAAGTGAGATGAGGCTCTCTACGGTGGTAGCTTTCCCTTTCGGGGGTACCACTAAGGAAGCGAAAATCGCCGAGGCGGTTGAGTGTGCTAAAATTGGTGCTACTGAGCTCGACATCGTGATCAACCTTCCCGCGGTTAAGATGGGGGATTATTCCTATGTGAAAGAGGAACTCAGGTTGATAATGGAAAAAACCCCGGAAGTGGTGCATAAGATGATAATAGAGATCTCCCTCCTTTCGCCGGAGGAGCTGGATAAAGTGATAGGGATTATGAATGAGCTCTCTCCCGCTTTTGTGAAGACAGGGACCGGCTTTACCGCTCGGGGGGTCTCAGTAAGTGATGTTCTCCTCCTTAGGAAAAGGCTTGATCCGAGAATAAAGATTAAGGCAGCAGGCGGAATTCGCGATTTAGAAGCCGCCCTTGCCCTTATCGATGCTGGTGCAAAACGCTTAGGAACATCGGCTGGGGTTGAGATCCTGAAGGAGTTCATTGAGAAAAAGGGTGGGGCTAATTAG
- a CDS encoding glycosyltransferase family 4 protein, translating into MRIAFVIQRYGKEVTGGSEAHCRKVINHLKGGYDITVITTCAKDYISWKNEYPEGKDELDSVPIIRFPVVRERNIEEFNRYSDWIFNNPHTRGDELKWLRDQGPYSPDMISYLKKAKNQFDLFFFFTYLYYPCYHGLKEVGEKSILQPTAHDEPAIRLKIYREMFSLPRGIAYNSPWEKKFLVELFPELKEKPSEVIGCGVEFPEGISPARAKRKYNLRLPYLLYGGRIEKGKGIGELISFFSHFLKEEREKLELVLIGKLLMKLPDHPHIRYLGFVPEEDKYALYKGAELVVIPAPLESLSLTLLEAFAQKKAVLVNGHCPVLVEHVLRANGGLYYKNYEEFAESLILLLKDERLRNILGENGFSYAHQNYRWDRVISKYHLLLEKVGNKTN; encoded by the coding sequence ATGAGAATAGCTTTCGTCATCCAACGGTACGGCAAGGAGGTAACCGGAGGGTCGGAAGCACATTGCCGCAAGGTGATAAATCACCTTAAGGGTGGCTACGATATCACCGTCATCACCACTTGTGCCAAGGACTATATAAGCTGGAAGAACGAGTACCCTGAGGGGAAGGATGAACTCGACTCCGTCCCCATCATCCGCTTTCCGGTGGTGAGAGAACGGAATATAGAAGAGTTCAATCGCTACTCCGATTGGATATTCAACAACCCCCACACGAGAGGGGATGAGCTTAAATGGCTTCGCGACCAGGGACCCTATTCGCCGGATATGATATCCTATCTCAAGAAAGCCAAAAACCAGTTCGACCTCTTCTTCTTCTTCACCTATCTTTACTACCCCTGTTATCACGGACTAAAGGAGGTGGGAGAAAAAAGCATCCTCCAGCCGACTGCCCACGATGAGCCAGCAATAAGACTTAAGATCTACCGGGAGATGTTCTCCCTTCCCAGAGGGATCGCTTACAACTCCCCCTGGGAGAAGAAGTTTCTCGTTGAGCTTTTCCCAGAGCTTAAAGAAAAACCGAGCGAAGTCATCGGCTGCGGGGTGGAATTCCCAGAAGGGATATCACCGGCAAGGGCGAAAAGAAAATACAACCTTCGTCTGCCTTATCTCCTTTATGGGGGAAGAATTGAAAAAGGGAAAGGAATAGGAGAACTCATCTCCTTTTTCAGTCATTTCCTCAAGGAGGAAAGGGAAAAACTCGAGCTCGTCCTGATAGGGAAACTTCTTATGAAGTTACCGGACCACCCCCACATTCGCTATCTCGGTTTTGTGCCCGAGGAGGATAAATACGCTCTCTATAAAGGAGCAGAACTCGTCGTCATCCCTGCACCTTTGGAAAGCCTTTCCCTCACCCTCCTCGAGGCGTTCGCTCAGAAGAAAGCGGTATTGGTGAACGGACATTGCCCTGTCTTAGTGGAACATGTCCTTCGGGCAAATGGGGGGCTTTATTACAAAAACTACGAGGAATTTGCTGAGAGTCTAATCCTCTTACTTAAGGATGAGAGGTTACGAAATATACTCGGCGAGAATGGTTTTAGCTACGCTCACCAAAACTACCGTTGGGACCGGGTCATCTCCAAATATCATCTTCTCCTCGAGAAGGTAGGAAATAAAACTAATTAG
- a CDS encoding glycosyltransferase family 4 protein: MIVYQLVPALHEGDAIGNSIRMIRNFLIEQGIRSEIYALTIDPGLRNEAREFKNFLQEYERDSITILHFMLPSPLTETFKNLSGKKVLIYHNVTPASFFSKYSWELTRLSLLARKELKELVSFPDIALGDSSFNREELIALGFKNTAVLPLPIDFRPYRETEPSPFIKRFLSHKKVNILFVGRVVPNKKIEDLIKVASYYKHFVGNGLRLIVVGKTNLLPNYHRELLELGIRLKLRDDELLFTGHIPFSELISFYKYATLYLSLSEHEGFCLPLVEGMLFSLPIIAYNAGAVAETLGEGGILLMKKNPAEIAELTLLIATDEKLRKRLIERGRRRISHLEKEKPLSKLLKILREIGNL; encoded by the coding sequence ATGATCGTCTATCAACTCGTTCCCGCCCTCCATGAGGGGGATGCCATCGGTAACTCGATTCGGATGATCCGGAACTTTCTCATCGAGCAGGGTATTCGCTCTGAAATCTACGCCCTCACCATCGATCCGGGGCTCAGGAATGAGGCAAGGGAATTCAAGAACTTCCTCCAGGAATACGAACGAGATTCGATAACCATCCTTCATTTCATGCTCCCTTCTCCCCTAACGGAGACATTCAAAAACCTCTCAGGGAAAAAAGTGCTCATCTACCACAATGTCACCCCCGCTTCCTTCTTCAGCAAATATAGCTGGGAACTCACCCGGCTCTCCCTCCTCGCCCGCAAGGAGCTCAAGGAGCTGGTTTCCTTTCCCGATATCGCCCTTGGAGATTCCAGTTTCAATAGGGAGGAGCTTATCGCACTCGGTTTTAAAAATACCGCCGTCCTCCCCCTACCGATAGATTTCCGCCCCTATCGAGAGACAGAACCCTCTCCTTTTATAAAGCGATTTCTCTCCCACAAAAAAGTAAACATCCTCTTCGTGGGCAGGGTCGTCCCCAACAAAAAGATCGAAGACCTGATAAAGGTGGCTTCCTATTACAAACATTTCGTCGGAAATGGTCTCCGCCTGATCGTAGTTGGCAAGACGAACCTCCTTCCCAATTATCACAGGGAACTCCTCGAGCTTGGCATCAGGCTGAAACTCAGGGATGATGAACTACTCTTCACCGGACACATCCCCTTCTCTGAACTCATCTCTTTCTACAAATACGCGACCCTATATCTATCCCTGAGCGAACACGAGGGGTTTTGTCTTCCACTGGTGGAAGGTATGCTCTTCTCCCTTCCCATAATCGCTTATAACGCCGGTGCGGTAGCGGAAACACTGGGGGAGGGGGGAATACTCCTTATGAAGAAGAACCCCGCAGAGATAGCGGAGCTAACCTTACTCATCGCAACCGACGAAAAACTACGAAAAAGGTTGATCGAGCGAGGGAGGAGGAGAATCTCCCATTTGGAGAAGGAGAAACCCCTTTCTAAGCTCTTGAAGATATTGAGGGAGATAGGCAACCTATGA
- a CDS encoding glycosyltransferase family 4 protein, producing the protein MEIHQFLAGASYGDAITDYALEIRRILRELGYRSLIFAENHDPKLASEVKPLSFYPEFSSKENIIIFHFSIASLASKLAYHLKEKKILIYHNITPAHFFLKFHPHLARECYHGRRELAAFVDKCEVAVGDSEFNRLELVEIGFTRTRVLPVFINFKKFNIEENRVLSRIFGDGKTNILYVGRIIPNKRVDDVIRIFSHYKHYINPNSRLILVGEYRGFERYYDYLLDLIRSLKLTDVHFTGLIPLSELVTYYRLAHIFIIMSEHEGFCLPILEAYYFGLPVIAFAAAAVPETMGGAGILVEEKDPPKIAEIVHKLVEDAEFRKKVIVDEKRVLKKHLSRDLKKELANLLNEINGR; encoded by the coding sequence ATGGAGATCCACCAATTTCTCGCCGGAGCTTCCTATGGTGATGCGATAACCGATTACGCCCTCGAGATAAGAAGGATACTCCGGGAACTTGGCTACCGCTCCCTAATATTCGCCGAAAACCACGATCCAAAGCTCGCCTCGGAGGTAAAACCGCTCTCCTTCTATCCCGAATTCTCCTCAAAGGAGAACATCATCATCTTCCACTTCTCTATCGCCTCCCTTGCCTCGAAGCTCGCCTATCACCTCAAGGAGAAGAAGATTCTAATCTACCACAACATCACCCCGGCTCACTTCTTCCTGAAGTTCCATCCCCATCTGGCGAGGGAGTGTTATCATGGACGAAGGGAGCTTGCTGCCTTTGTAGATAAATGCGAAGTTGCTGTAGGGGATTCCGAGTTCAACCGGTTGGAGCTCGTTGAAATTGGATTTACCAGGACAAGGGTCCTTCCCGTATTCATCAACTTCAAGAAGTTCAATATCGAGGAGAATAGGGTGCTCAGCCGAATATTCGGGGACGGGAAAACCAACATCCTCTATGTGGGAAGGATCATCCCCAATAAGCGGGTGGACGATGTCATCAGGATCTTCTCCCACTACAAGCATTACATAAATCCAAACTCGCGTCTCATCTTGGTGGGGGAATATCGCGGATTCGAGCGGTATTATGATTATCTTCTCGATCTCATCCGCTCCCTAAAACTGACCGATGTCCATTTCACCGGGCTCATACCCCTCTCCGAGCTCGTCACCTACTACCGACTCGCTCACATCTTCATCATTATGAGCGAACATGAGGGGTTCTGTCTTCCCATCCTTGAGGCTTACTACTTTGGGCTTCCGGTGATCGCTTTTGCCGCTGCTGCTGTACCGGAGACGATGGGGGGAGCAGGGATCCTGGTGGAGGAAAAGGACCCCCCGAAGATAGCTGAGATCGTCCACAAGCTCGTAGAGGATGCGGAGTTCAGGAAAAAGGTTATAGTGGATGAGAAAAGGGTCTTAAAAAAACACCTTTCTCGCGATCTTAAGAAAGAGCTTGCAAACCTGCTAAATGAGATAAACGGGAGATGA
- a CDS encoding glycosyltransferase family 4 protein, giving the protein MENSRLKVAIVVQRYGLEVSGGAEYHARLIAEHLNKYLPVEVLTTCAIDYLTWANEYPKGKTVINDIPVHRFRVRRKRDPFRFGMIQEFVFNHPHREKDELNFLKEEGPYSPALIRYIKKKRKDYRFFIFFSYRYYHSYHGVNTVPEKSILVPTAEKDPVIGLKIFKPFFNLPRSIIYNSYEEREMINKTSGNEDIPGEVVGVGAEIPDEISPTSFRKKYNIGKRFILYLGRIDENKGCPELFRFFEQYIREYKEDLLLVLIGKEVLDIPDHPNIVHLGFLPEEDKFNALAASELLVMPSYYESLSMVLLEAFAVGKPALVNGACDVLRGQAKRSNAALYYRNYEEFAEALNLLLSDKKLRERMGKNGRSYFEENYRWEVIEGKYLKIINRLLTEDGEPPLTLSKRD; this is encoded by the coding sequence ATGGAAAATAGCAGGCTAAAGGTTGCCATTGTAGTTCAACGGTATGGCCTCGAGGTAAGCGGTGGTGCCGAATACCATGCCCGACTTATTGCGGAACACTTAAACAAATACCTTCCCGTCGAGGTGCTCACCACCTGCGCCATCGACTATCTCACCTGGGCAAACGAATACCCGAAGGGGAAAACGGTGATAAACGACATCCCGGTCCATCGCTTCCGGGTGCGGAGGAAACGCGATCCCTTCCGTTTCGGGATGATACAGGAGTTCGTCTTCAACCACCCCCATCGAGAAAAGGATGAACTCAACTTCTTAAAAGAGGAGGGACCTTACTCCCCCGCCCTCATCCGCTATATAAAGAAGAAACGGAAGGACTACCGCTTCTTCATCTTCTTCTCCTACCGGTATTACCACTCCTATCATGGGGTTAATACCGTGCCCGAAAAAAGCATCCTCGTTCCCACTGCGGAGAAGGACCCGGTCATCGGTCTCAAGATATTCAAACCCTTCTTCAACCTCCCCCGGTCGATAATCTATAACTCCTATGAGGAGCGGGAGATGATAAACAAAACATCGGGAAACGAGGATATACCGGGGGAAGTAGTAGGGGTAGGCGCTGAGATCCCGGATGAAATCTCTCCAACTTCATTCCGCAAAAAATACAACATCGGGAAACGGTTTATCCTTTACCTCGGTAGGATCGATGAGAATAAAGGCTGCCCTGAGCTCTTTCGCTTCTTCGAGCAATACATCCGAGAGTATAAAGAGGATCTCCTTCTCGTACTCATCGGAAAAGAGGTACTCGACATTCCGGACCATCCAAATATAGTGCACCTGGGCTTCCTTCCTGAGGAGGATAAGTTCAACGCCTTAGCTGCCTCTGAGCTTCTCGTTATGCCTTCGTACTATGAATCGCTCTCGATGGTGTTGCTCGAGGCATTTGCGGTGGGGAAACCTGCTTTGGTAAACGGCGCTTGCGATGTTTTGAGAGGGCAGGCAAAAAGGAGCAATGCCGCCCTTTATTACCGGAATTACGAGGAATTTGCCGAGGCGTTAAACCTCCTCTTATCAGACAAGAAACTGCGGGAACGAATGGGAAAAAACGGGAGGTCCTACTTCGAGGAGAACTACCGTTGGGAGGTAATCGAGGGAAAATACCTGAAGATAATAAATCGGCTTCTCACAGAAGATGGGGAACCTCCTCTCACCTTAAGCAAGAGAGACTAA